In one Lolium rigidum isolate FL_2022 chromosome 3, APGP_CSIRO_Lrig_0.1, whole genome shotgun sequence genomic region, the following are encoded:
- the LOC124696612 gene encoding probable serine/threonine-protein kinase At1g54610: protein MKIHIRCLRSSGRALNVFVGQLCSKCTRQDDTSTMQSQTTATTCIHGLFTASGKDESTAVAEVAAADGNTEVSNVQLKEKSVIGFDPPRKPSKRHRLKIWISTRHSGVIGRYGNKTESGIFSGAKRFSSEHSNAGWPDWLVNVAPEAVQGWAPRRVDSFEKISKIGQGTYSSVYKARDIKTGKVVALKKVRFVNSDPESVRFMAREICILRKLNHPNVIKLEGIVTSPVSECLYLVFEYMEHDLVGLAATLDLKFTESQVKCLLQQILSGLDHCHSIGVLHRDMKGANLLIDSNGFLKIADFGLATLYDPGSQQPMTSRVATLWYRPPELLLGATRYSAAVDMWSTGCIFAELLTGKPIMPGRTEVEQIHRIFKLCGSPSDEYWQKLEVPPTGMFKPHRQYKRCIAENFKDLPPEALVLLDNLLAFEPEARGTAASTLQSDFFRTEPLACSPSCLPKCPPSKEYDARLRQEEAKRQRKAESVRPGIGSPTENHTAYGPIKSKRLVTNTKFNNTNLNPKDDPPALVNEAQPLEFDSTWNKGGNSYTTHHEVPERKYRSARVANSIVSRTSESDLLQPESTDVRNGMPAARNKDMGAKGPMTNHKGMSKRIHYSGSIITKDGNMEDILREHERNIQEAVRKSRGPTRTESCKRDE, encoded by the exons ATGAAGATACACATTCGATGCCTTCGATCAAGTGGAAGGGCACTAAATGTGTTTGTAGGCCAACTTTGTTCTAAATGCACAAGACAAGATGATACTTCTACTATGCAAAGCCAGACCACTGCTACCACATGTATACATGGGTTGTTCACAGCGTCCGGTAAAGATGAATCCACAGCTGTAGCCGAAGTTGCTGCTGCTGATGGAAATACAGAAGTGTCCAATGTCCAGTTGAAAGAGAAGTCAGTTATCGGTTTTGATCCTCCTAGGAAGCCGAGTAAAAGACATAGACTCAAAATCTGGATCAGCACTCGGCACAGCGGCGTGATTGGACGATATGGTAATAAAACGGAATCAGGTATCTTCAGTGGGGCGAAGCGGTTCTCATCTGAACATTCGAATGCTGGATGGCCCGATTGGCTTGTGAATGTGGCACCTGAAGCAGTGCAAGGCTGGGCCCCCCGGCGAGTAGATTCATTTGAGAAAATAAGCAAG ATTGGACAAGGAACTTATAGCAGTGTTTACAAAGCTCGGGATATTAAAACAGGCAAGGTTGTTGCGCTTAAGAAGGTGCGATTTGTCAATTCGGATCCTGAAAGTGTGCGCTTTATGGCCCGAGAAATATGTATTCTTCGGAAACTCAATCATCCTAATGTTATAAAACTGGAAGGGATAGTAACATCTCCTGTTTCAGAATGCCTGTATCTTGTCTTTGAATACATGGAACATGACCTTGTTGGCCTTGCTGCAACTCTAGACCTCAAGTTCACCGAGTCACAG GTCAAGTGCTTGTTGCAACAGATACTTAGTGGCCTTGATCATTGCCACAGCATTGGAGTTCTTCATCGTGACATGAAGGGCGCCAACCTCTTGATTGATAGCAATGGTTTTTTGAAGATTGCTGACTTTGGTCTAGCAACACTTTATGATCCTGGGAGTCAGCAACCAATGACAAGCCGTGTTGCAACATTGTGGTACAGACCACCAGAACTTCTGCTTGGCGCTACCAGGTACAGTGCTGCTGTGGACATGTGGAGCACAGGGTGTATTTTTGCGGAGTTGCTGACTGGCAAGCCAATCATGCCAGGCAGAACAGAG GTGGAACAAATTCACAGGATTTTTAAGCTCTGCGGATCACCTTCTGATGAGTACTGGCAGAAACTGGAAGTGCCCCCAACAGGGATGTTCAAGCCCCACCGCCAGTATAAACGGTGCATTGCTGAGAATTTCAAAGATTTGCCTCCAGAAGCTCTAGTTCTTTTAGACAACTTGCTTGCATTCGAGCCAGAAGCTCGTGGAACAGCTGCTTCTACTCTTCAGAGTGAC TTTTTCAGAACGGAGCCACTTGCTTGCAGCCCTTCATGCTTACCAAAGTGTCCACCGAGCAAAGAATACGATGCTAGACTCCGGCAAGAGGAAGCTAAGAG GCAAaggaaggcagaatctgttagaCCAGGAATCGGAAGTCCTACAGAAAACCACACTGCATATGGTCCCATTAAATCAAAG AGACTTGTTACCAACACAAAGTTCAATAATACAAATCTCAATCCAAAGGATGATCCACCGGCATTGGTTAATGAGGCGCAACCTCTAGAATTTGATTCCACGTGGAACAAGGGGGGCAACAGTTATACTACCCATCATGAAGTACCTGAACGCAAATACAGATCTGCGCGGGTGGCGAATTCTATTGTTTCAAGGACAAGTGAGTCGGACTTGCTTCAACCTGAATCGACTGATGTAAGGAATGGTATGCCTGCTGCTCGCAACAAAGACATGGGAGCAAAAGGCCCGATGACG AATCACAAGGGTATGAGCAAAAGAATCCACTACTCTGGTTCAATAATTACAAAAGATGGAAACATGGAGGATATACTCAGGGAACATGAACGTAATATTCAAGAAGCAGTGCGCAAATCACGCGGTCCGACAAGAACGGAGAGTTGTAAAAGAGATGAGTGA